The following coding sequences are from one Desulfurellaceae bacterium window:
- a CDS encoding heme exporter protein CcmB, protein MWAIVWKDVQLELRTKERLASFFVLAVLIVLVWIFALGPEQARDPHIGAAVLWVGLLFAGMLSLQRSFLIEQERGCLSGLLLCPIAPSDIFVAKLLGNIVFLSLVQAIVVPITIVLCGLPVSWSLLGLPLIVLLGIIGFSALGTIFAVLAVRTRAGEVLFPLVLLPLLVPLLLSAVQTTGALLSGGEWTGVWLRVLIAFDVVFVVAGWLLFGQAVYE, encoded by the coding sequence ATGTGGGCGATTGTGTGGAAGGACGTGCAGCTTGAGCTGCGGACCAAGGAGCGGTTGGCGTCGTTCTTTGTGCTGGCGGTGCTGATCGTGCTGGTGTGGATCTTCGCCCTCGGCCCGGAACAGGCCCGCGACCCACACATCGGCGCGGCGGTGCTGTGGGTCGGGCTGCTGTTTGCCGGCATGCTGAGCCTGCAACGCAGCTTTCTGATTGAGCAGGAGCGGGGCTGTCTGTCAGGTTTGCTGCTGTGCCCCATTGCGCCGAGTGACATCTTTGTGGCCAAGCTGCTCGGCAACATTGTTTTTCTGTCGCTGGTCCAAGCGATTGTCGTGCCGATCACCATTGTGTTGTGCGGCCTGCCGGTGTCGTGGTCTCTGCTCGGCCTGCCGCTTATCGTTCTGCTGGGCATTATCGGCTTTTCAGCCCTGGGGACCATATTTGCCGTCCTGGCCGTGCGCACCCGGGCCGGTGAGGTACTCTTTCCCCTGGTGTTGTTACCGCTCCTCGTCCCCCTCCTGCTGTCAGCCGTCCAAACCACAGGCGCGCTCCTGAGCGGCGGAGAGTGGACGGGGGTGTGGTTACGGGTCTTGATCGCTTTTGATGTCGTCTTTGTGGTGGCCGGCTGGCTGCTGTTTGGGCAGGCGGTGTACGAGTAA
- a CDS encoding cytochrome c-type biogenesis protein CcmH yields the protein MPISRLVLVLCVFGLTLGAGPRPTQTELEEALTCQCGCGLTVHSCNHLQCGFAIPRKQEIAQFLAEGKGREDILAAFVADYGEKVLSAPTTSGFNLAAWITPFAAVLIGGLVIVVMSLRWARRRPPPAPRTVPAAADAYRERLNKELADFDD from the coding sequence TTGCCGATTAGCCGTCTGGTCCTGGTGTTGTGCGTCTTCGGCCTTACCCTGGGCGCCGGCCCGCGTCCCACCCAGACCGAGTTGGAGGAAGCCCTGACCTGCCAGTGTGGGTGCGGGCTCACGGTCCATAGCTGTAACCACTTGCAGTGCGGCTTTGCCATCCCCCGGAAACAAGAGATCGCCCAATTCCTGGCTGAGGGCAAAGGCCGTGAAGATATTCTGGCCGCCTTTGTCGCCGACTACGGGGAAAAGGTGCTGTCGGCGCCCACCACCAGCGGCTTTAACCTGGCAGCCTGGATTACCCCGTTTGCGGCCGTCCTGATCGGAGGGCTGGTGATCGTGGTGATGAGCCTGCGCTGGGCCAGGCGCAGACCGCCACCGGCACCGCGCACCGTCCCGGCCGCCGCCGACGCCTATCGGGAGCGCCTCAACAAGGAGCTGGCCGACTTTGACGACTGA
- the ccmA gene encoding heme ABC exporter ATP-binding protein CcmA: MSSETQAVGHGARGVGGSAMNGCVVTAENVHKTFAWTPVLHGVSCTVEAGQAVAVFGPNGAGKTTLLRLLASLLKPSSGSLRLFALPADDPRARRRIGFVGHDSFLYPDLSPFENLRFYAHAYRLDNGAARVQAMLEYVGLQDWATTPVRSLSRGMEQRLALARALLHEPDLLLLDEPYTGLDADALELLHTSLLQAKQAGKTIVFSSHDFERGLALCSRALMLCQGRIMWQSSADTPSVAELRDIYTDLTRRPTRGRQA, encoded by the coding sequence GTGTCAAGCGAAACTCAGGCGGTCGGTCATGGCGCCCGGGGGGTGGGCGGCTCGGCTATGAACGGGTGTGTCGTAACGGCTGAAAATGTGCACAAAACGTTTGCCTGGACGCCGGTCCTGCACGGCGTTTCGTGCACGGTTGAGGCCGGACAGGCAGTGGCCGTATTCGGTCCCAACGGCGCGGGCAAGACGACCCTGCTGCGTCTCCTGGCCAGCCTGCTCAAGCCCTCGTCGGGCAGCCTGCGGCTGTTCGCGCTGCCGGCCGACGACCCGCGCGCGCGCAGACGTATCGGCTTTGTGGGCCACGACAGCTTTCTCTACCCCGACCTGAGCCCGTTTGAGAATCTGCGCTTTTATGCCCATGCCTATCGCCTGGACAACGGAGCGGCCCGCGTTCAGGCCATGCTCGAGTACGTCGGTCTGCAAGACTGGGCGACCACGCCGGTTCGCAGCCTGTCGCGCGGCATGGAGCAGCGCCTGGCCTTGGCCCGGGCTCTGCTGCACGAGCCCGATTTACTGCTGCTCGACGAGCCCTACACGGGTCTGGACGCGGACGCCCTGGAACTGTTACACACCAGCCTGCTGCAGGCCAAACAGGCCGGCAAGACAATCGTGTTCAGCAGTCACGATTTTGAGCGCGGCTTGGCCTTGTGCAGCCGAGCCCTGATGCTGTGCCAGGGCCGCATCATGTGGCAGTCGTCTGCCGACACGCCGTCGGTGGCCGAGTTGCGCGACATCTACACCGATCTCACCCGCCGCCCGACACGTGGCAGGCAGGCCTGA
- a CDS encoding heme lyase CcmF/NrfE family subunit has product MTHLGSLALYLALVLATYAVASSLWGARQGRRVWIASGTQAVYAVCGCVIIASAALIHALLSEDFNVEYVASYSSSTLPIQYKIAAFWGGQKGSLLFWTLILVCFSAIVQVQNRDKNRDLMPYVTASLMTISLFFLGLLCFLTPPFERLTFTPAEGSDLNPLLQNYWMTIHPPALYLGYISAAVPFAFAMAALATGKLGPVWIQTTRRWALTSWFFLSMGNLLGGRWAYEVLGWGGYWAWDPVENAAIMPWFTATAYLHSVMIQEKKNMLKVWNMVLVILTFALTIFGTFLTRSGVISSVHSFTQSGLGPYFMAFLVLVLAGAFGLLVYRLPELKSDNELDSIVSRESAFLLNNLVFVGLAFATFWGTVFPILSEWVRGVKITVGPPFFNQVNAPLGVVLLFLTGVGPVIAWRRASIKSLRRNFTAPLAWGLTTGLLFFLFGYRHYYAVTVFSIAGFVLGTIVVEFYRGTRARQAMLDESSPQALGKLVSKNPRRYGGYVVHVGVVLISIGIAGSSFFKLEDQRTVEDGQRFEIGRYSLEYAGITPYDDAHYSAQIATVKVFVDGRQLDTLRPEKRVYKKQQQPTTEVSIRPSLLEDLYVVLGSYDAPSGLATFQVFVNPLLSWIWIGGFVLILGTCITLAPNPAERQALALARTTERMEGEAVAD; this is encoded by the coding sequence ATGACACATCTTGGTTCTCTTGCTTTGTATCTGGCCCTGGTGCTGGCGACCTATGCCGTGGCCAGCAGTCTGTGGGGCGCGCGGCAAGGCCGTCGGGTGTGGATCGCCAGCGGCACCCAGGCGGTGTATGCCGTGTGCGGCTGTGTGATCATTGCCTCAGCCGCCCTCATCCACGCCCTGCTGAGCGAAGATTTCAATGTCGAGTACGTGGCCAGCTACTCCAGCTCGACCTTGCCCATTCAGTATAAAATTGCCGCCTTTTGGGGTGGCCAAAAGGGCTCACTGCTGTTTTGGACCCTGATCCTGGTGTGTTTCAGCGCCATCGTCCAGGTCCAGAATCGGGACAAAAACCGGGACTTGATGCCGTATGTCACCGCCAGCCTGATGACCATCAGCCTCTTCTTTCTGGGTCTGCTGTGTTTTCTGACCCCCCCTTTTGAGCGGCTGACGTTTACCCCGGCTGAGGGCTCGGACTTAAACCCCCTGCTGCAAAACTACTGGATGACCATCCACCCCCCGGCGCTCTACCTGGGCTATATCAGCGCTGCCGTCCCGTTTGCCTTTGCCATGGCCGCCCTGGCGACCGGCAAGCTCGGCCCGGTGTGGATTCAGACCACCCGGCGCTGGGCGCTGACATCCTGGTTTTTTCTGTCAATGGGCAATCTGCTGGGCGGGCGCTGGGCGTATGAGGTCCTGGGCTGGGGCGGCTATTGGGCCTGGGACCCGGTTGAAAACGCGGCCATCATGCCCTGGTTTACGGCCACCGCCTACCTCCACTCGGTCATGATCCAGGAGAAGAAGAACATGCTCAAGGTGTGGAACATGGTGCTGGTCATCCTCACCTTTGCGCTGACCATCTTTGGCACGTTTTTGACCCGCAGCGGCGTGATTTCTTCGGTCCACTCGTTCACCCAGTCTGGTTTGGGCCCGTATTTCATGGCCTTTCTGGTGCTGGTCCTGGCCGGTGCGTTCGGCCTCCTGGTGTACCGTCTGCCCGAGCTCAAAAGCGACAACGAGCTGGACTCCATCGTGTCGCGCGAATCGGCCTTTCTGCTGAACAATCTGGTCTTTGTCGGCCTGGCCTTCGCCACCTTCTGGGGTACGGTCTTTCCGATTCTTTCGGAATGGGTGCGGGGCGTCAAAATCACCGTCGGACCGCCCTTCTTCAATCAGGTCAACGCCCCGCTGGGGGTCGTCCTGCTGTTTCTGACCGGCGTCGGCCCAGTCATTGCCTGGCGGCGGGCGAGCATCAAGAGTCTGCGGCGGAACTTCACCGCTCCGCTGGCGTGGGGGCTGACGACCGGGCTGCTCTTCTTTCTCTTTGGCTACCGCCACTACTACGCCGTGACCGTCTTTTCCATCGCCGGCTTCGTGCTGGGCACCATTGTCGTCGAGTTTTATCGCGGCACGCGAGCCCGCCAGGCCATGCTGGACGAGAGTTCGCCCCAAGCGCTGGGCAAACTGGTGAGCAAGAACCCGCGCCGCTACGGCGGCTATGTGGTCCACGTCGGCGTGGTGTTGATCAGCATCGGCATTGCCGGCTCGTCCTTTTTCAAACTCGAGGACCAACGCACGGTGGAAGACGGCCAGCGCTTTGAGATTGGACGCTACAGCCTGGAATACGCCGGCATCACGCCCTACGACGACGCCCACTACTCGGCCCAGATCGCCACCGTCAAAGTGTTTGTGGACGGGCGCCAGCTCGACACCCTGCGGCCGGAAAAACGGGTGTATAAAAAGCAGCAACAGCCGACTACCGAGGTGTCGATTCGCCCCAGCCTTTTGGAAGATCTCTACGTCGTGCTGGGCAGCTATGACGCTCCGTCGGGCCTGGCCACCTTTCAGGTCTTCGTCAACCCGCTCCTGTCCTGGATCTGGATCGGCGGCTTTGTCCTCATCCTGGGCACGTGTATCACCCTGGCCCCCAACCCGGCCGAACGCCAGGCTCTGGCCCTGGCCCGTACGACCGAACGTATGGAGGGAGAGGCTGTTGCCGATTAG
- a CDS encoding cold shock domain-containing protein: MTGTIKKIIKAKGFGFITPDEGNEDVFFHSSRLAPKMYFEDLREGDEVEFQVRPGEKGPQAFNLKTR, from the coding sequence ATGACCGGGACAATCAAAAAGATCATCAAGGCCAAGGGCTTTGGTTTTATCACCCCTGATGAGGGCAATGAGGATGTGTTTTTCCACAGCTCTCGTCTGGCGCCCAAGATGTATTTCGAAGACCTGCGCGAGGGCGACGAGGTCGAATTCCAGGTTCGCCCTGGCGAAAAAGGCCCCCAGGCCTTCAACCTCAAGACTCGCTAG
- a CDS encoding cytochrome c maturation protein CcmE, with amino-acid sequence MTTQGKFLVGVALMIAAVGYLMYTGIRETSTYYLTLEEFLPQKDALANAGVRVAGRVKSGSVDWNPKNLKLNFTMIGLDQNGQPVDTPDRGLAVHYQGVLPDMFAEGRDVIVEGEYTPGADTLHATTVMTSCPSKYEAELDKVNADSQSQTSAFTLHPASLS; translated from the coding sequence ATGACGACCCAAGGAAAATTTCTCGTCGGTGTCGCCCTCATGATAGCGGCGGTTGGCTACCTGATGTATACCGGTATCCGTGAAACGAGCACCTATTACCTGACCCTGGAAGAATTTCTGCCCCAGAAGGACGCCTTGGCAAACGCCGGCGTGCGGGTCGCCGGGCGGGTCAAGAGCGGCTCGGTTGACTGGAACCCCAAGAATCTCAAGCTCAACTTCACCATGATCGGCCTCGACCAAAACGGCCAGCCAGTCGACACCCCGGACCGGGGTCTGGCCGTGCACTATCAGGGCGTGCTGCCAGACATGTTTGCCGAGGGGCGGGATGTGATCGTGGAAGGCGAGTACACGCCCGGAGCAGACACGCTGCACGCCACGACCGTCATGACCAGCTGTCCGTCAAAGTATGAGGCTGAACTCGACAAAGTGAACGCCGATAGCCAATCGCAGACATCAGCGTTCACTTTGCACCCGGCTTCGCTCTCCTGA